A genome region from Manis javanica isolate MJ-LG chromosome 3, MJ_LKY, whole genome shotgun sequence includes the following:
- the OXTR gene encoding oxytocin receptor: MEGALAANWSAEAINGSAAPPGPGGNRTAGPPQRNEALARVEVAVLCLILFLALSGNVCVLLALRTTRHKHSRLFFFMKHLSIADLVVAVFQVLPQLLWDITFRFYGPDLLCRLVKYLQVVGMFASTYLLLLMSLDRCLAICQPLRALRRRADRLAVLATWLGCLVVSAPQVHIFSLREVADGVFDCWAVFIQPWGPKAYVTWITLAVYIVPVIVLAACYGLISFKIWQNLRLKTAAAAEGPEGAAAGSGGRAALARVSSVKLISKAKIRTVKMTFIIVLAFIVCWTPFFFVQMWSVWDTDAPKEASAFIIAMLLASLNSCCNPWIYLLFTGHLFHELVQRFLCCSSRYLKGTRPGETSVSKKSNSSTFVLSRHSSSQRSCSQPSTV; the protein is encoded by the exons ATGGAGGGCGCGCTTGCGGCCAACTGGAGCGCCGAGGCGATCAACGGGAGCGCGGCGCCGCCGGGGCCCGGGGGCAACCGCACGGCGGGGCCGCCGCAGCGCAACGAGGCTCTGGCGCGCGTGGAGGTGGCCGTGCTCTGCCTCATCCTCTTCCTGGCGCTGAGCGGCAACGTGTGCGTGCTGCTGGCGTTGCGCACCACGCGCCACAAGCACTCGCGCCTCTTTTTCTTCATGAAGCACTTGAGCATAGCCGACCTGGTGGTGGCCGTGTTCCAGGTGCTGCCGCAGCTGCTGTGGGACATCACCTTCCGCTTCTACGGGCCCGACCTGCTGTGCCGCCTGGTCAAATACCTGCAGGTGGTGGGCATGTTCGCCTCCACCTACCTGCTGCTGCTCATGTCGCTCGACCGCTGCCTCGCCATCTGCCAGCCGCTGCGTGCGCTACGCCGCCGCGCCGACCGCCTGGCGGTGCTCGCCACCTGGCTGGGCTGCCTGGTGGTCAGCGCGCCACAGGTGCACATCTTCTCGCTGCGTGAGGTGGCGGACGGCGTCTTCGACTGCTGGGCGGTCTTCATCCAGCCCTGGGGGCCCAAAGCTTACGTCACGTGGATCACGCTCGCCGTCTACATCGTGCCGGTCATCGTGCTCGCTGCCTGCTATGGCCTCATCAGCTTCAAGATCTGGCAGAACTTGCGGCTCAAGACGGCAGCGGCAGCCGAGGGGCCCGAGGGCGCGGCGGCGGGCAGCGGGGGGCGCGCGGCTCTGGCACGCGTCAGCAGCGTCAAACTCATCTCAAAGGCCAAGATCCGCACAGTTAAGATGACTTTTATTATCGTGTTGGCCTTCATCGTGTGCTGGACTCCATTCTTCTTCGTGCAGATGTGGAGTGTCTGGGACACCGACGCGCCCAAGGAAG CCTCGGCTTTCATCATAGCCATGCTCCTGGCCAGCCTGAACAGCTGCTGCAACCCCTGGATCTACCTGCTCTTCACCGGCCACCTTTTCCACGAACTGGTGCAGCGCTTCCTCTGCTGCTCCTCCCGCTACCTGAAGGGCACCCGGCCAGGAGAGACGAGCGTCAGCAAAAAAAGCAACTCGTCCACCTTTGTGCTGAGCCGGCACAGCTCCAGCCAGAGGAGCTGCTCGCAGCCATCCACCGTGTGA
- the CAV3 gene encoding caveolin-3: MMAEEHTDLEAQIVKDIHCKEIDLVNRDPKNINEDIVKVDFEDVIAEPVGTYSFDGVWKVSYTTFTVSKYWCYRLLSTLLGVPLALLWGFLFACISFCHIWAVVPCIKSYLIEIQCISHIYSLCIRTFCNPLFAALGQVCSNIKVLLRKEV, encoded by the exons ATGATGGCCGAGGAGCACACAGACCTGGAGGCCCAGATCGTCAAGGACATTCACTGCAAGGAGATTGACCTGGTGAACCGAGACCCTAAGAACATTAACGAGGACATAGTGAAG GTGGATTTTGAAGATGTGATCGCGGAACCTGTGGGCACCTACAGCTTCGACGGCGTGTGGAAGGTGAGCTACACCACCTTCACTGTCTCCAAGTACTGGTGCTACCGCCTGCTGTCCACGCTGCTGGGCGTCCCACTGGCCTTGCTCTGGGGCTTCCTGTTCGCCTGCATCTCCTTCTGCCACATCTGGGCGGTGGTACCGTGCATTAAGAGTTACCTGATTGAGATCCAGTGCATCAGCCACATCTATTCGCTCTGCATCCGCACCTTCTGCAACCCCCTCTTTGCCGCCCTGGGCCAGGTCTGCAGCAACATCAAAGTACTGCTGCGGAAGGAAGTATAA